In a single window of the Amia ocellicauda isolate fAmiCal2 chromosome 20, fAmiCal2.hap1, whole genome shotgun sequence genome:
- the dpcd gene encoding protein DPCD — protein sequence MAVQCWLDSLKNAKKTALLQDGKRKVHYLFFDGKELAEEYDTKTDALIVRKWRVKNALGAHGPWETEVGETAPCTVAALDPELIKENSSNPLFMRKDTKTSFQWRIRNLPYPKDVYTVSVEPTERSCIVRTTNKKYYKKFSIPDLDRCQLPLDSSALSFAHANNTLIISYKKPKEILAMEQELQTELKKIKVTCDGDVDCKTQ from the exons ATGGCGGTGCAGTGCTGGCTGGACTCGCTGAAAAACGCCAAGAAAACAGCTTTATTACAGGATG GGAAAAGGAAAGTACATTATCTGTTTTTTGACGGCAAAGAATTGGCAGAAGAGTACGACACGAAGACAGACGCACTGATCG TTCGAAAATGGCGTGTGAAGAATGCCCTGGGTGCGCACGGCCCATGGGAGACTGAGGTGGGGGAGACAGCACCCTGCACTGTGGCTGCTCTGGATCCTGAGCTCATAAAGGAGAACAGCTCAAAT CCTTTGTTTATGCGCAAAGATACCAAGACTAGTTTTCAGTGGAGAATACGCAACCTCCCCTATCCCAAAGATGTCTACACCGTTTCTGTGGAACCAACTGAACGAAGCTGTATCGTCCGGACAACCaacaaaaa GTATTACAAGAAGTTCTCTATCCCAGACTTGGATCGGTGTCAGTTGCCTTTGGACAGCTCTGCCCTCAGCTTCGCCCATGCCAATAATACATTGATCATCAGT TACAAGAAGCCCAAGGAGATCCTGGCCATGGAGCAGGAACTGCAGACCGAGCTTAAAAAGATCAAGGTGACTTGTGATGGGGATGTGGACTGTAAAACGCAGTGA